A stretch of the Zeugodacus cucurbitae isolate PBARC_wt_2022May chromosome 6, idZeuCucr1.2, whole genome shotgun sequence genome encodes the following:
- the LOC128922699 gene encoding uncharacterized protein LOC128922699 has protein sequence MIYLKYEFKSTMLIGNEMFVENPHERFPCAVCGKSYLRKRHLQRHMRDECIGIPPRFSCDLCPSRFRRKYHMVRHLTSKHGIPPAIAQQATSNSGGGGACGYRSGGESGSVGGMINSNDACNGAIPENLSMKKDHYDSDNMAHSPQTPMAAVAQAAAVNGADVDGAAVVPVLEKPTYGLTGAITAISAATVMAESRELGQAADEGMNEEMARTLAATVEADGGAAGQLAASKALDAIGEDWKMKLGIQLISNTLLKERLINTMPFAYNNN, from the exons ATGATTt ATTTAAAATACGAATTCAAATCCACCATGCTCATTGGCAATGAAATGTTCGTCGAGAATCCACACGAACGCTTCCCATGCGCCGTTTGCGGCAAAAGCTATTTGCGCAAGCGTCACTTGCAACGGCACATGCGCGACGAATGCATTGGCATACCGCCACGTTTCAGCTGCGACCTTTGTCCCTCACGTTTCCGCCGTAAATACCATATGGTACGCCATTTGACCTCAAAACACGGCATACCGCCGGCCATAGCGCAACAGGCGACCAGCAACAGCGGTGGTGGCGGCGCATGCGGTTATCGCAGCGGTGGTGAGAGTGGTAGTGTTGGCGGCATGATCAACTCCAATGACGCCTGCAATGGTGCTATACCGGAGAATTTGTCAATGAAGAAGGATCACTATGACTCGGATAACATGGCACACAGCCCACAGACACCAATGGCCGCTGTAGCACAAGCCGCCGCTGTCAATGGTGCGGATGTGGATGGTGCTGCTGTTGTGCCTGTTTTGGAGAAGCCGACTTATGGTTTGACTGGCGCCATAACCGCCATATCGGCGGCCACAGTAATGGCTGAGAGCCGAGAGCTTGGTCAGGCGGCAGACGAAGGCATGAATGAGGAAATGGCACGCACGCTGGCCGCTACAGTTGAGGCGGATGGTGGTGCGGCAGGACAATTGGCGGCCAGTAAGGCTTTGGATGCGATTGGTGAGGATTGGAAAATGAAATTGGGCATACAGCTGATCTCGAATACGCTGTTGAAGGAGCGTCTCATCAATACGATGCCatttgcatacaacaacaattaa
- the LOC105214507 gene encoding putative uncharacterized protein DDB_G0288537 has product MNNNIMYLRTLYNIATAAAAVVAAASASSNNEINNMHNNININNNNNNNNNASSNTNNNKQRHSSISISNECVQPNELLVAKNRLLTSGLSADVSAAYKPSSATSTPPTQSPAPSGVNKLLCDVLEPEISIRSMYKCCGKRFLQQQQQQQHLQRIQPHGMANAAAAISPPSPATTTINALPTHACATSTSTPSSSSTHHSNCSGCQITAAASIQLANLIGSTMLLPQSAAAAVMCSDVATKAAAAATAGTTTLNVAAIEHKKLHASTNLATEKLVCRGVNASNSALEAASSANASIVSPAASTAKKTNVQFHCEFCTFVCSWKYDLKLHLRQKHGIHNKKM; this is encoded by the exons ATGAACAACAACATAATGT ATTTACGGACATTGTATAATATTGCCACCGCAGCGGCAGCCGTCGTCGCAGCAGCCTCTGCAAGTAGCAACAATGAGATAAACAACATgcataacaatattaatataaataataataataacaacaacaacaacgccagcagcaatactaacaacaacaaacagcgccACAGTAGTATTAGCATTAGTAATGAGTGCGTCCAACCAAATGAATTATTAGTTGCCAAAAACCGGTTGCTAACTAGCGGCCTGTCAGCGGATGTGAGTGCTGCTTATAAGCCATCCAGCGCCACATCGACGCCCCCCACGCAAAGTCCAGCGCCGAGCGGGGTAAATAAACTGTTGTGTGATGTGTTGGAGCCGGAAATATCGATACGTTCCATGTACAAGTGTTGTGGCAAGCggtttttgcaacaacaacaacagcaacaacacttaCAACGCATACAACCACATGGTATGGCGAATGCCGCCGCAGCAATATCACCACCCTCaccagccacaacaacaataaacgcgCTGCCCACGCATGCATGCGCCACATCAACGTCCACGCCATCGTCGTCGTCCACACATCATAGCAACTGCAGTGGTTGCCAAATAACCGCAGCCGCCTCCATACAATTGGCCAATTTGATAGGCAGCACAATGTTGTTGCCACAATCGGCTGCAGCAGCAGTAATGTGCAGCGATGTTGCCaccaaagcagcagcagcagcaacggccGGTACAACAACGTTAAATGTAGCGGCGATTGAGCATAAGAAATTGCACGCCAGTACTAATCTGGCGACGGAGAAGCTAGTGTGTAGAGGCGTCAACGCATCCAACAGCGCGCTGGAGGCGGCGAGCAGCGCCAATGCAAGCATAGTGTCGCCAGCCGCGTCAACAGCCAAGAAAACCAACGTCCAGTTTCACTGTGAGTTCTGCACGTTCGTCTGTTCGTGGAAGTACGATCTGAAGCTACACTTGCGGCAAAAACATGGCATACACAATAAGAAAATGTGA